The nucleotide window TTGTCGAAAATCGATGGCTCGAGTATGGCATCTCCTTGTCGACAATCTCCTGCTGCTGTGGTGAAAAAAATGTGGGAGCAAAAGAATTGCTAGTAGATGCGGAATCTTTAATCTTCCAGAGAAGCGCTGAGCGCAGTTCTCTGTAATATTATTGATGCTGAGTTACCTGCAGGAGCAGCTGAGAAAGAGGAATGTCTCGGGGGGCTGTTTTCAGCACTCGGCTGTCCATTTTTGACTGAACGATTCTTTTTGAAACTCCGTGAGAAGATAAAGGAAATGTGTGAGTTGCCGTTTCCATAAGAAAAAGTCAACATTCTAAGAGCCGCCGAATATTATGGCCTTTGAGAATTTATTATCTTGAGAGCCAAGAAGGAAGGGAGGAAAGAAATAAGGGAGGGAGGCTGAAGGACAAGATCATTAAAAACCCTAAAAAATTGTAATTGTAACCAAATATTGTCAATAATAATAAGTATGTAGTACCAAGCAAAGCGTGACTTTTTGACATAGCATTGCACCTAAAACAGCACAACAGTCCCGTCAAACAGGCGGCTTTGCGCTAATACAGTGAGAGGATGACCCCCTCCTAAGACCCCTCCCACCTCCCACTTCTCCTCCATCTGTCAGTGTCATGTCCAACAGGCAAAagggacacacacaaacacccgcactcccccccacacacacatgcttaTCCAGTCTGTGGTATTAAGAGTGTTAAGGTTATCCTCAGTTAAAGCTGCAAGCTAAATTGTGTACCTCGAAGGAAACATGAGGCCATTGAGGTTAATTAACCATCAACCTAATGTAGGTTTGTCAGTCTTTTGTCCATTTGTGCATTTCAAtctttcattcttttatttatggcaaaaaaaagtgagtATTCACACCTGACTGATTTATGTTTTCCTTGCCAAGCATTTTAGACAtggtctgtttttattttaaatcacgCAAAAAttaagacatatatatatatatatatatatatatatatatatatatatatatatatatatatatatatatatatatatttacattttagtaTTTAAATTTTTGCAACAACCTGTTGATCTCTTTATTAAAAAgttcaaattatttttggtgAGTGCATAACGATTATGCCCATTGGGATCCAAAATATCGCACGCAATATAGCACCATACCGACATATTGTCACAGACCCACTCATGGTTGCTAAGCAAAATGACTGATAAACATATCCGATTTTAGATGATTCATTGACTTGCCTTTCTCCGATTCAGACAAACTAGAAAGAAGTGGGGCGTCTTCCCTGTGCTTTCCTATCTTTAACGTGCGCCCCCTCCCCCTGAGGCGAGCGTGTTTTTCAGAAACCACCTCGTCTTTCTCTTCCTCCTTGCATGTTTAATCAGCCACTATGGTTGCCATGACGACGGGAGCGCCAAATCTGCGCCGGGCCTTGAGAGCCGTGACCCACTTAGTGTACGTCAACAAATTCAGTGGGACAATAAAGTGAGTGAGACGCATTAGCCGCATAACACGGCCCCCCTCGGGGCGTAAAAGCAGCACAAAGCCGTGGTcgcttttgctttttgtttctCTTCTCTTGTCTTCCTTTGAGCGATGGAAGAATCTCTTTCTGACGACTGAGGAGTTTACTTTTTAATATGTTTAACATGTTCAACCCATGATTTAAGGGTAAAGGCTAAATAGGAACTGTACAGTTCAATTCAGTGCATGTCAATCAATGGGAGTGAATGAAGCCTAATTGAATGTGACCCCATGGAGCCTTTTCAGGGCGTGGCCTCCCCCCTTTCCCATTGAAAAGCCATTTAATGTGATGGAGTGATCGATAAGACCACAGATTTTGTGCTTCATGTTGAAAATGTTGCTGGTGAGCAAATGTTTTATTGTTGGAGTTCCTCTGTGTCACATGCTGATGCTGGCCTGGTTGTGCTTTGCATGACGGAGAACAGGGGTGTGGCAGTAGGCGGGGTTTCCTGCACCGCACCTGCATCCAATCTCAGAGAAGAACAGTGATCCAACATGGCTGATTCAAATATACCATACTAGTTACCATTGCCAATCTTATACCCTTTTGCTGCATGTTATTGAATTAGATAATATTTGCATACAAAGTGAAATGAGTTTGTATTCATGCAATttagggttgtttttttctcttttcaataTGTTTATCACAGTACTCCCTACAAAGAAGGCTACAATCAAGAGGGATAAAAAGCTTGAAATGGGAATGTTTCTGAAGACTGCAACTAAACTGAAGAGAAGGTAATGTCACTTTTTGTGAGCACCTGCTTGCTTTTTACTCACATTTTTAAATCTCGCAACTAATCGAGTTCCTGCATGAACAATAACAAAGCACCCTTTCCAGTAATAGCACAGAGAAATTTCACAGGAACAATTGGTGGAACTCCCTTAACAGCAGCTTGGCTATTATTTTTATAGTGTCAGAACAATATGGGTGCTCAGATTTTTGTATTGATTTCCATGAACAGCACTTATGATGATGCAAGTTGGCTGTTAACTTTAAAAGCCATCATAACCAGGTTGTTCAATTAATATCAAATAAGAATTGTACTGAAAAATAGTACTTTGGTTGTTTTACACCCTCCCAATATCTTTTCTCAGTCTATTTTTTGTTGTAATATGTATTCTCATTGATCATTAGTTCATTAtaattacatatatacattatcttTAGGATCTTTCGaatttggtggcggtctttcgGCAAGACGAATAACATGTAATTAAATATGAATGATGAAACAGAAGGGCAAATGAAGTCTTGCTGAGAAGATTCTTGGCTTGGCAGAAAATAACAGGTGTTCAATTCCCACATTTTCCACTTGGCTGAGTAATGATCGGCATCACCTCAAACGAATTCTCATAGTCTCTGCTGCTTAATTTCACATTTTCTCTGTCATGAATCTAAAGCAGTTTGTCGTGCGCCTGTGTCGACTTGCGCCTGTGCGCGTTCTAGTACAAAGTAGCGACACATTTGTTTGGCAGCTAAGTGGGCAGAATGTTCCCTGCTCTTCTTGTGACTCATCAACTCAGATTTGTTGCTTTGAATTACTAAAATGTCCACATTTGTTCCCTCATTAACTCGTTATTTTGTTCGTGAGTTCACACTTGTGCTGTTTAGTTAGTtactttgtttgtttatttattatctaaCTTCTTAGTCAGTCGAGCTGACAGTTCTAACGTGTGCATGGAACACTGAAAAATCTCGGtatgtttaattttttacagaaaaaagtaaaGATATCTTGCCACCTAAAAAGGAATGTACGTGACAGCTTGCATGGATGCTTCTTTTGCTCCGGTGAGCATTTGTGATCCAGGCAAAGACTTTTCTGAATAGCGCACTTAAGAAACGTGATGAGCAAAAGTCAAGTAGTGCTGCTTCAATGTATGAGAAAATTCAGAAGCTGGCCACTAAATAGTGGTCGTGTATGACTTTCTAGTTCTAGATTGTTCTAAATATAGTCTTCCTCTTTTCAGCCCATATAAGGTGGTTTAGGCAACAAAAGTTTAGAATTAATCCTTGCCTAGTTGTCTCAGATACCTTCATCCAATTGaatactgtcaatggcagactgAGTTAAACAATATCTGGCCAGACTATGATAGTAATGATTTTACATTCGAGTAAGTGTAGagtaatttagtattaaaagaaaaatacatttatatttttttcccaaaatgtacCATTGGTAGATGGTCAGCATCAGCGATACTGAAGTTAtggtttgagaaaaaaatgtataagtgCAACACTAGTTACTATTACACTTtctaaaaaatagaaaatacgaAGTGAGAGCACTAATACAAAATACTAAACGCGAACACTTGCTCTGTGCTGCCGTAGGCCACTGCTCACACCTAGACACTCACAGGCTAGCCAACCCGATGGGCATCACTTAGCCACACCCCTCAACAGAAATCTCTAAAACATTAATACTATAGTACGTGCACTAAAAGACTTATTTCACATAGTATATTGACGCGTCTATATACAGtggtatttttcttttatcaaGTCAAGGTACCACAGTGTAATACAGGGAAAACCATTGGTCGCAGTCTGATGGATTCTAGTGTGGGGCTCATGCATGGAAGCAAACAAAGACAGTCTCGAGGCTCCCATTGAacccacccccacacccccGGTTCACACCCCTACGTCGACCCAAACACAACACGCGCAGACGTACACACTTCATTCGAGTGCTCTCATTGAGTGGACAAAAGTGCGTGATCACAGCTGCTCCCCTACGGAGTATACTTATGGAAAAGTCTCCGTATTTATTCCAAATATTGAGACACCACTCACCCTTTTGGGTCTGCCCCTCGCCCATGTCTTCTTCCATTGTGTTTCTTGTGTGTTAAAGCAATAAATATGAAGTCTTTCTGCTTCTCAGCGTCTGCGGGTCGTTTACGTCAAGCGGTTTAGTCCAGAAAATGAGAATACTATCAGCTCTCCGTCAAGCATCCGTCTTTGTGGTGCTGTCCATTGCACACTGCTAAAACTAGTGCTGAAAAGCCCTCCTTGGTCCCTAGTGCAGGAGGAGGGAGATGGAGGGAGGGTGGCTGAACAGGAAAGGGGGGGTTCAGAGCGTGGTCTCGAAAGCGCATGTGTGGTGGGGGGAGGGGGCGAGAGTAAAACAAGAGTTGGTGAAATACACGATGGGAATACTGTGACGAGCGTCTAGACTCCCCAAACATGGGTCTCGACTCTAGACCCATGTTGAGAGAAAGGAAACCCCTCCTCTCCCTAAGACCCCCAGATTGTTTTCGCCGAACCCCGCAACCGACAATACTTGCTCCACTGCATTAATGCAGCAGGCCCCTTTTGGAAGAGGGTGGGTTTGAGGGGGAACATCGGATTTTCAAATCGGATTCTGCCTAATCGTATTAGTCGGACACATTTTATTGTACACATTGCTGTGAACATGTCCATAAGACGTCTTCCCAGAATTCCCAGTCCCAATCCTTTGAAAGATGGAATTTGAGGCCTAATTCAATTAGATATTTCCTGTCAGCTCGTTATTATTTGGGGTTTTATTTAATACACGTAGGATTCTATAAGATTGATCACTGTCAGTCCTACCATTTCAATTGTCGAATGAcattaatggcagccattgagttaaaatGGTGAAATAAAAAATCCGGTAGCGTAGTGAGATAGTGGTCACCACATCTGCTTTGCAGTTCTGAGGCTCTGGGTTTGAATGATTGGCATTTCCGCGTAAAGTAGCGTATGCTTTCCCTGAGTCGCCTACTCTAGTTGCACCAATACTGTTTCTAATATTGCCAAATCCAATAAAAGCAGACTGGTGAAGATGTTAGTTAAATAGAAATAccacataaataaattaaaagtatTTCACAACCTAACTAACTGAAGtgcaatctttattttttatttattttagcctAGTGTGCTAATGCCATTCAGGAATAATTGTCatcacttatttatttgtaaaagtgatgctaaatgaatattttaatagTCAATGTGACACACTGCATGATGAATAAATCTTTTATTGAGGACctcaaggatttttttaaattatgatacAACCCTTTTTGGTTATTAAAGtaataaaatattcaaaattattttataaataattttatgtatCATACCAATTACCCCAGTACGATAAGCACATCAGACaacggccaatgagttaaagtaaAGTATTAAAAGTGTTCACAAGGCCTACTATATGACAGAAAAGTGTAAAAATACGAATAAAATACATTGTAATCATATGATAATCATCATCAATCAATAATACTGTAAAGAGTTTACACATGCCATTCATATGAAATACCTAAATTGTCCAGAAATATTTCTATTGCCCAGGATAATACAGCTACAAAAATCTTTTTCGTGTAGTGGGAGTGGGAGGAGGGGGCTCCTTATTTTTATACCCATTCTCTCAGTGTGTGTGGTATGAAAATCTCGGCAGATGGTGAAACACTTTCTTCGGGCATTTCAGGCATCGTCTGGCTGTTCCATTTTACTGGGAACCACCCACTTAGCGCTTGTTAGTTAGTGCGTCAACACGCTGGAGTAGAATCTTACCAAACGGGTGTGTCGCGTAGGCCTCAAAGAAGCTCAAAGTAAGCTTATTACCGGGACCGGTGTGGGTTTTGCTACATCGTCACCACGGCAACTGAGCCCGGGCTAGCGGCAATGTAGAGGAGCGGTTGCGGATCCTCAGTGATGGTCGCTAATAGACTGGAGGCTTTATGCTGCCATGGAAACAAGATGAGATGACATGTTTAGGGATGTCAGTTCATGCCACTGTCAGAAAATGAAACCATTTTAAAATGGatgtaaagttgtttttttgtaaaagacaTTATTTGTGTATCCTAGGATGCTATTTTTGGCAGGTTGCAAACGCCCAAAAATGGCATTGTTCAAGCTACTTTAGTTGGTCCTTTTGCACCTCTTCTGCAGTCATTGAGTTCCTCATTATATCCATTCCTGACAAGAAATACTACAAAATGCAGCAGTAATATTCATGGGGTGCTAGCTGAGGTCAAATTCCACAGTACACAATGGTAGGCAGGGTTTATCTATTTGATTTTGAAGTAATTTAAGAAACACACTggtaaataaaaggaaaaacaattggAGTGAACAACCTAAAGATGAATCGGgtggatgtttttttatttacaggcTGATGCGATTGACTTCAATCATCTCTGCCGGTGCTGCCACCTTGCGGTTCTTTTAAAACGAATATTATGACGTAATGTCTACAAGTTACGATGCAGGTTATTTGAGGTTATTTCTGCTTTTTCAGTAAACAACAATCTATTTTAGATCTTTAACGGCTCAATTTAAGGAAATGTGACCTGTCAATGTCAAAAAATACATGACTAAAAATATAATCATAGATCCTTGGGTGTTTTTGAAACTGGCAAATGTTTCGAACAGAGGCATGGTGTCTGCTTTAACAGCTTTGCGGAAGTCTTCTGGCAGGCTGGTTCACTTTGATGGTCTTATACGAGACATTGGCACCACTCAGTGGTGACTTGAAGCACAACACTGGTAAAACAGGAAAAGTACAAGTTAGGGCTGGGGCACAAAGAAGaaggtacagtcatacctctacttacgaatgcctatatgtacaacattttcaggttacaaattttttgagatacgaaaaagatacaagttacgaaatcccccaaaaagtaaatgcagtggcgcacacacacacacacacacacacacacacacacacacacacacacacacacacacacacagggcacacgtaaaagtctaaaatgtagggtttagttggtggttgtgtgaggaccgtggaacaaattagagaatttacatataaagtacacctacttacgaaattttcaagttacgaaaaaaagtcttggaaccaattaatttcgtaagtagaggtaggagTGTATAATATTATAATCTAATATATAACCAAAATAAATGGAGGAAGATTAGTCATCATTCAAAATTACTTTATTCTAATATTGTCATCCAAAAGTTTAAAACCAGAAGACAAGAATATTGATAAATTCATAGCGTCAAAAGCATATTTACCAATTCTACCTAATAACTAACAATCTTACAATCTATCTatgcaattttgaaaaaaaaacatgcattttaattatCTACAAAATACAAGTTTCAACTAATGTTCCATCCATCCAATTTCAACAACATATCCTTGTCACTGTcacggggcgctggagcctCCCTTGCTGACTTTGGGAAAACGGGCAGACTACACCcgaaactggtcgccagtcagtcatagggcacacagagacagacaaccactcgcaCTCCTAACCACAccaccactgagtgggaatcgatctcACGCTGACTGCGCAGAAGTCAGCCGCATGTACCAATCAGCTACTGCCACCTAAAATGCGTTGGTGTACAGTAAATTGTCTCCACCTTTTAAATTTCGGTTACAGCACAGCACAGCACAAAAAAGTAGCCTTACCAGATGAGTGCTTTTCATTTGGACTCCAATTATTCCTGGTCATCtgattgattaatttatttgaacGCCCTGTTGACAAAGAACACGTTCTATCAGAGTGGCTTTCGTTCAACAACAAGACGTTGGTCTCACCACGGTCAGTTGCTGCCTTGTCGGCAATCTTGTCCTGGAGATGATTGGAGATGATGTCCTCGGCCCTCCTCCCGTTGGCGATGAGGTCTGGCACAGCCATGACCTCAGTCTTCCTCAGGTTGCTCTTTACGGCTGAACTGGCTGTGGAGCGAGCGGCGGGGGGGAGGAGCTGCTGGTACTTCTGGTCAGAGAAGTCCAACTCGAGGTTTTGAGTTGTTCGAGGCCTGAGGGAATGAATTTGACAATTAAATTGTCAGTCATCCATGACCTGATGGAATTGTATGCATTTAGAAGTATATAGTTTTTGTCAGGATCTTTGGACAAGAACTTGCTCTCAATTGATCTCCCTAAAATGGGTGAAATGATTGCATGGGATACAAAACCTCATCAAAGAGACTGCTTAAAGTGTTACCTGTGTTTGGTCAGGATACTATACACCTGCTGCACCAGCAACTCGGCCGCTCCTGGTTTACAGTGGATGGTCCCGTAGACCAGTTTCTCGGTCAGGTGCAGATGCAGCCTCTGCACTGTCTGTCAGCACAAAAACAGATGCTGATTGGTCCATTTGAAAAGAGACAGATGTGCGGGACCTTAATGGCATTTAAAGGACCTGATCCAACGGGGAAGAGAATtcaacatttaaatgaaaaataacagattaaataatgactgaaagcacctaaatagtatttttctttctcttacCCGACGTATCTTGTTCCAGTTGTCCTGTTTGACAGAAAATGATGCTCCCTTGTTGTAGGCATGCATTTGAAAATCCCTGGGATAATAACGACAAAATATCTCGGCCACATGGTAGCCACTGGAAAAATCTCTGGGCAgcagaataaaaaagaaaaaaaatcggttTCATCTTGAAAAGTACGCAAATAGGGCAATTAAATACTTTGTACATATAATTGCCATGAGGAGGAAAATCAACTAGTGTCCGTGGTGATGCGGTTTACAAAAGTGTACCCAAACCTGTGTTTTGATCTCTTTTGTGACATTTCATGTTAGGGTaggttggggttttggttggtttgtttgttttatgcctcttgtgtccctccggaCTTCCCTTACTATTGTAACCAGCTGCGTGTACTTTGTTATCAACCcagtgtgtttgttagtcatcgttagatcgtctgctttgtttacTCCATGCCGTGTTTGTGATTGCATTTCTAAGTGCTTGTTATTTTTGTAAGATTCTTGCCCTTAGTAATCAAAGTTTTGTTAGAACACTCTACGTCCTTGTCCCCGtgattgcttccctgcatttgggtccaattaCCAACCACGTTCCACGCTTGACTTCGCACCCGAGATCTGACATTTTAGACAGTGAGTAGAATCTCTTTTTATGATTATATGCATATTTATTATACTTCTGTGGATTAAAAGTCAATTGCCAATGTATTTCTATTAGTTTTTAAGTTCATTAATTTACTTTCATCTCTTTGTAAAAGTGTATTCATTTCTTTATaatcgtttttaaaaaatcactgaATTTAATTAACCTTTAAAATttgaatgtcttaaaataatgttataataatcttttaaaaataatttcaatcaaTTATTAAGGGAAAATAACTTCTATTTTGATGAGGGGGTGATGTACACAATACTCGAGTGCTATTTAACCAAATCTGCTACAcattatttttgcaatgttaatatatattttcatgtttATATCTAAATTGTAGGCTGAGTGGTTactgcatcggcctcacagtggggtacctgtgttcaaatccaggtcggtccacatgtgtggcgtttgcatgctGCAGGttgtgggcctgcgtgggttttcccccgggtactccggtttcctcccacattccaaagacatgcatggtaggctgattggacactctaaattgcccctaggtaggagtgtgagcgtggatgattgtttgtctccttgtgccctgcgattggctggcaaccaattcggggCATCccgcgcctctggcccgaagtcagctgggataggctccagcaccccccgcgaacccagtgaggataaagcgcatcagaaaatgagatgagagatgagatctaAATTGTATTCaacagatttgtttttgtttacctCCGTACGTTCATTGGCTGGACAGTCAACTCGAGACTCTGCAGCCATCTTGTGACGTCCCTGGGCAGACCCGTCatgttattattactattttttgcCAGCTCTCTTCGCAACTTACACCGCACAAACTAAAATAACCATTTTCTTATTTGCTacttgtcgtcatcatcaatcCTTTGTCATAGGGGAGCTGCTTTGCTTAAACCTAAAGCAAGCCAGCGTCACGCAGCAAGTCAACGTTGAGTTGTCTGTCTCCATGGCAACGCCTCTCTCTCTTTCGGGGGCGTTAAGAATGTCCTCGGCGATATTTGCTTCCTCCATGTGGTCAATAGTGGAActgttatctcatctcatctcattttctgaaccgctttatcctcattcggttcgcggggggtgctggagctaatcccagctgagaacatgcaaacaccacacaaatggacctacctggatttgaacccaggactccaaacctgtgaggccaaagcgcgaaccactcatctgccgggctgcccgataaattattttattccgTTTGTAATAgtctacaataaaaaaaactttgcaatgtaaaataacatatttgaatatgaattttctaaaaaatatatatatttttgaaggaTAACCATTAAACACAATGCATTTGTTGCTAGCTCACTCCAAGACATGCATGACTTGGGTGGCTCTTTTGGATGAAAACCAGCAAGTCATTTTTGCAATTTGGGCATTGTCACTGGTACTGCAAGAAATTTCGGATAGGGCCAGGCAGGGGAAGATGGCAAAGGAGGTGAAGTCGATCCCGGCCGATGCAATTCCTGATGCACTGACGACACAGCAGACTCAGCAGGCGTGGTGTGGCTGCAAAGACATAGAAAACAAACATAAGGAAAAGTGCTCCATGAATAAACAAGACAACTTTACCTTCATAGAGAAGTAGGAAGCCTTCTGTCAAACTGCTGGGCGGGGCCACGTCCACAGGCCGGCGACAGTCGCCGTCCCGCACGTTGATGTCAGCGCCAAAGTCCAAAAGCAGCTTCACCACCGGTGTGCAGTCTTTCTCGGCTGCCACGTGCAAAGGAGAGTCCAGGGATTTGCCTTTTTGGACGTTAGCGCCTGAGATGGAAACACAAGTTAACCCTAAAACACTGGTCTTAAATGTTTACATTCTTAGTCAAACTGTCTGGAATGGTACTACAAAGGATGATGCAAAAAGCAATTTCACATGCCCCATTGTGTCAAAAAAagatctgtaaaaaaactgaatattcagggcttttaatccagttcttttaatccatttgtaaaaagtctatctaagtt belongs to Stigmatopora argus isolate UIUO_Sarg chromosome 9, RoL_Sarg_1.0, whole genome shotgun sequence and includes:
- the spata4 gene encoding spermatogenesis-associated protein 4 isoform X3; this encodes MAAESRVDCPANERTETVQRLHLHLTEKLVYGTIHCKPGAAELLVQQVYSILTKHRPRTTQNLELDFSDQKYQQLLPPAARSTASSAVKSNLRKTEVMAVPDLIANGRRAEDIISNHLQDKIADKAATDRGRSNKLINQMTRNNWSPNEKHSSVLCFKSPLSGANVSYKTIKVNQPARRLPQSC
- the spata4 gene encoding spermatogenesis-associated protein 4 isoform X1, translated to MTGLPRDVTRWLQSLELTVQPMNVRRDFSSGYHVAEIFCRYYPRDFQMHAYNKGASFSVKQDNWNKIRRTVQRLHLHLTEKLVYGTIHCKPGAAELLVQQVYSILTKHRPRTTQNLELDFSDQKYQQLLPPAARSTASSAVKSNLRKTEVMAVPDLIANGRRAEDIISNHLQDKIADKAATDRGRSNKLINQMTRNNWSPNEKHSSVLCFKSPLSGANVSYKTIKVNQPARRLPQSC
- the spata4 gene encoding spermatogenesis-associated protein 4 isoform X2 produces the protein MTGLPRDVTRWLQSLELTVQPMNVRRDFSSGYHVAEIFCRYYPRDFQMHAYNKGASFSVKQDNWNKIRRTVQRLHLHLTEKLVYGTIHCKPGAAELLVQQVYSILTKHRPRTTQNLELDFSDQKYQQLLPPAARSTASSAVKSNLRKTEVMAVPDLIANGRRAEDIISNHLQDKIADKAATDRRSNKLINQMTRNNWSPNEKHSSVLCFKSPLSGANVSYKTIKVNQPARRLPQSC